Below is a window of Flavobacterium cyclinae DNA.
TATATTGTATTTTTTTGATAAAAATTTAAGTATTCTGCGAATTTAATAAATATTACGCAAACGTTAAAGAAAATTATCATAATTTATGGTTAAATAATATACATAAAAAACCCTTTCAAAATTAATATTTTGAAAGGGTTTATATAGGTTAGATGCTGAAACGAGTTCAGCATTACAATAGCATTATTACTTTTTCACTTTAAAAGCATTTACACCTGGAAAGTAAGCAACATCTGCCAATTCTTCTTCAATTCTTAATAATTGATTGTATTTTGCCATACGATCTGAACGTGAAGCCGAACCTGTTTTGATTTGCCCACAGTTTAAAGCAACGGCTAAATCTGCAATTGTATTATCTTCTGTTTCTCCTGAACGGTGAGACATTACTGAGGTATATCCTGCATTATGAGCCATATTCACTGCTGCAATCGTTTCAGTTAAAGTACCGATTTGGTTTACTTTAATCAAAATTGAATTTGCAATTGATTGGCTAATTCCGCGAGATAATCTTTCAACATTCGTTACAAATAAATCATCTCCAACTAATTGTACTTTATCTCCGATTTTCTCAGTTAATAATTTCCAACCTTCCCAATCGTCTTCATACATTCCGTCTTCGATAGAAATAATTGGATATTTTTCTGTTAATTCTGCCAAATAAGAAGCTTGCTCTTCTGAAGTTCTTACTTTACCAGTTTCTCCTTCAAATTTAGTATAATCGTATTTTCCGTTTACATAAAACTCAGAAGCAGCACAATCTAAAGCAACCATAACATCATCACCAAAAGTATAACCTGCATTTGTAACAGCTAACTTGATAGAATCTAAAGCATCTTCAGTTCCTCCAGCTAAATTTGGAGCAAATCCACCTTCATCTCCTACTGCAGTTGATAAATTTCTATCGTGTAGTACTTTTTTAAGATTGTGGAAAATTTCAGTTCCCATCTGCATTGCATGAGTAAAATCTTTTGCTTTTACTGGCATAATCATAAATTCTTGAAATGCAATTGGAGCATCAGAATGCGAACCCCCATTAATGATATTCATCATAGGAACTGGTAACGTATTTGCAGAAACACCACCCACGTAACGATATAAAGGCATTCCTAATTCGTTAGCCGCAGCTTTTGCCACCGCTAAAGAAACACCTAAAATAGCATTAGCTCCTAAGTTTGATTTATTAGCACTCCCGTCTAAATCAATCATTACTTTGTCGATTAAATTTTGTTCAAAAACCGACATTCCTACAACTGCTTCAGCAATTTTAGAATTAACGTTTTCAACAGCTTTTAACACCCCTTTACCCATGTAAGCCTTACCGCCGTCGCGAAGCTCAACTGCTTCATGTTCTCCGGTTGAAGCTCCACTTGGAACAGCTGCTCTACCTAAAATTCCATTATCTGTTACTACATCAACTTCGATTGTTGGATTTCCACGTGAATCTAAAATTTGTCTAGCGTGAACTTTAATTATAATACTCATTTTATATTTTTTTAGTTGTTATATGGTGAATAATAACAAATTTATAATTTAAACCATAATGATTTTTAAAATCTGTAAAAACTTATAAACGATAACGTTTTAGTTGATTGAAGATTTAATGTTATCTATAAATTGGTCGAATAAATAACTTGAATCGTGTGGACCAGGACTTGCTTCTGGATGATATTGTACTGAAAAACAGTTTTTTGATTTCATACGCATTCCAGCCACAGTACCATCATTCAAATGTTCATGCGTTAATTCAAAGTCAGGATGTTTGTCTAATTCTTCTCTTACTATAGCAAAACCATGATTTTGAGAAGTAATTTCACCTTTTCCTGTAATAATATTTTTTACTGGATGATTAATTCCTCTGTGACCATTAAACATTTTATAAGTAGAGATTCCGTTAGCCAAACCAATAATTTGGTGACCTAAACAAATTCCGAATAAAGGTTTGTTTTCATTAAGAATTTGTCTTGCTACTTCTTGAGCAGTTTCTAATGGTTCTGGATCGCCAGGACCGTTTGATAAGAAATAACCATCTGGATTAAACGCTTTCAAATCTTCAAAAGAAGCATTGTATGGAAAAACTTTAATATAACAATCTCTTTTAGCAAGATTTCTAAGAATATTGGTTTTAATCCCTAAATCCAGTGCTGAAATTTTATATTTTGCAGTTTCTTCACCAAAGAAATAAGGCTCTTTAGTTGATACTTTTGAAGCTAATTCCAAACCATTCATATCAGGAACTTGTGCTAATTTAGCTTTTAATTCTTCAATTGGAGTTCCATCAGTACAAATAACCGCATTCATTGCACCATTATCTCTGATATAACTCACCAATGCTCTTGTATCTACATCTGAGATAACAATTAGATTTTGTTTTTTAAAATAATCAAATAAACTTTCAGAAGCATCTTCACGAGAATAATTAAAACTGAAGTTCTTACAAACCAATCCAGATATTTTAACCGAATCCGACTCAACTTCTTTTTCATTTACACCATAATTTCCAATATGAGCATTGGTAGTAACCATAATTTGCCCAAAATAAGAAGGGTCTGTGAAAATTTCTTGATAACCAGTAGTTCCAGTATTGAAAGCGACTTCACCAAAAGTTACACCTTTTATACCGATAGATTTTCCGTGAAAAATTGTTCCGTCTTTAAGAAGTAAAACGGCCTTAGAGCGATTGTTATATTTCATTGTGTTGTGTTGTTGTGGGTGCAAATTTAGTTATAAAAGTTGTTATAAGAAAATCTTTGATTCGTAAAACCAAAAAAAAAGGATAAACTTAAAAAAGTCTATCCTTATTATTTTTACATGAATACTATCATGATTATTCTGTAGCTTCAGTATTTTCAGAAGTTTCAACAGCTGGAGCTTCAGGAGCAGTAGTTTCTGCTTTCTTAGCTCTACCACGACGAGTCGTTTTCTTAACTTCTTTTTTACCACCGTTGTACAATGAATTGAAATCTACTAATTCGATCATTGCCATATCAGCGTTATCACCTAAACGGTTACCTAATTTGATGATACGAGTGTATCCTCCTGGACGGTCACCAACTTTAGCAGCAACTTCTCTGAATAATTCAGTAACAGCATATTTGTTTCTTAAGTAAGAAAAACAAATACGACGGTTGTGAGTTGTGTCTTCTTTAGATTTAGTAACTAATGGTTCAATAAATTGTTTTAAAGCTTTTGCTTTAGCAACAGTAGTGTTAATACGCTTATGCTCAATTAACGAACAAGCCATATTAGCTAACATAGCTTTTCTATGTCCTGTTTGTCTACTTAAATGATTATTCTTTTTTCCGTGTCTCATGACGTCTATTATTTATCTTCATCTTGCATCAATCCTTTAAAGGAGCGCAAAATATGAAGCAATTATTCTTTATCTAACTTGTATTTAGTTAAATCCATTCCGAAAGTTAGGTTTTTATTAGCCACTAACTCATCTAATTCAGTTAATGATTTTTTACCAAAATTACGGAACTTCATTAAGTCGTTCTTGTTGAAAGATACTAAATCACCTAATGTATCAACTTCAGCCGCTTTTAAACAATTTAATGCTCTAACAGATAAGTCCATATCAACTAATTTAGTTTTCAATAACTGTCTCATGTGAAGAGATTCTTCATCGTAAGACTCAGTTTGAGCAATTTCATCTGCCTCAAGAGTAATTCTTTCATCAGAGAACAACATAAAGTGGTGAATTAACGTCTTAGCAGCTTCAGTTAATGCATCTTTAGGATGGATAGAACCATCAGTAATGATTTCAAAAACTAATTTTTCATAATCCGTCTTTTGTTCCACACGGAAATTCTCAATAGCATATTTTACATTCTTTACTGGAGTATAAATAGAATCTGTAAAAATAGTTCCTATTGGAGCATTTGATTTTTTGTTCTCTTCAGCAGGAACATAACCTCTACCTTTTTCGATAGAAAGTTCCATGTTGATAGCTGTTTTGCTGTCTAAATTACAGATAACTAAATCTGGATTTAAAACTTGAAAACCAGAGATGAATTTTTGAAAATCACCTGCAGTAATTTTATCTTTACCTGAAAGAGAGATAGAAACAGATTCATTATCAATATCCTCAATTTGACGTTTAAAACGTACTTGTTTAAGGTTTAAGATAATTTCTGTTACATCTTCCACTACACCAGCGATTGTAGAGAACTCATGTTCTACACCTTCAATACGTACTGAAGTAATAGCATAACCTTCAAGTGAAGAAAGCAAAACTCTTCTAAGTGCATTACCAACAGTCAATCCGTAACCAGGTTCCAAAGGTCTAAATTCAAATTTACCTTCGAAATCCGTAGAATCGATCATGATAACTTTATCGGGCTTTTGAAAATTAAATATTGCCATATTTCGACTAATGTCAATTATTATTTGTTATACAACTCAACGATTAGTTGTTCTTTAATGTTTTCTGGAATTTGAAGTCTTTGAGGTACAGAAACAAAAGTACCTTCTTTAGTATCATTATTCCAAGTAATCCACTCATAAACATGAGAAGATGCAGCTAAAGAACGGTCAATAGCTTCAAGAGATTTTGATTTTTCACGTACAGCAACTTTATCACCAGCTTTTAAGTGATAAGAAGGTACATTAACAACTTCACCGTTAACAGTGATGTGTCTATGAGATACAATTTGACGAGCTGCTCTACGAGATGGAGCGATACCCATTCTGTAAACTACGTTATCTAAACGAGCTTCACATAATTGTAATAAAATTTCACCTGTTACTCCAGAAGCAGCAGATGCTTTTTTAAATAAGTTTCTGAATTGTTTTTCTAAAATACCATATGTATATTTAGCTTTTTGCTTTTCCATTAACTGAACAGCATATTCAGATTTTTTACCTCTCTTTTTAGCTAAACCATGTTGCCCTGGAGGGTAATTTCTTTTTTCGAAGGCTTTATCATCTCCGAAGATTGCTTCGCCAAATTTACGAGCAATTTTAGTTTTTGGACCAGTATATCTTGCCATTTTAAAAAATTGAAAAAGGTAGGAATTATGAATTCAGGTCTATATCCTTCGATAATTTTAAACCTACCCGTGTTATACTTAAATTATACTCTTCTTCTTTTCGGAGGACGACATCCGTTGTGAGGCATTGGAGTTACATCAATGATTTCTGTAACTTCAACTCCTGAGTTATGGATTGATCTAATAGCAGATTCTCTACCATTCCCTGGACCTTTCACATAAACTTTAACTTTTTTAAGTCCAGCTTCAAGAGCTACTTTACTACAATCTTCTGCTGCCATTTGAGCTGCATAAGGAGTATTCTTTTTAGAACCTCTAAAGCCCATTTTACCAGCTGAAGACCAAGAAATTACTTCACCTTTCTTATTTGTTAAAGAAATGATGATGTTGTTAAAAGTAGCATTAATATGTGCTTCTCCCGAAGATTCAACAATAACTTTACGTTTTTTTGCAGTTGTTTTAGCCATATTATTACTTATTATTTAGTTGCTTTTTTCTTGTTAGCAACAGTTTTTCTCTTACCTTTTCTAGTTCTAGAGTTGTTTTTAGTTCTTTGACCTCTTAATGGAAGTCCAGCTCTATGACGAATACCTCTTTGACAACCGATATCCATTAAACGTTTAATGTTTAATTGAACTTCAGAACGCAATTCACCTTCAATCTTGTAGTATGATACCGCGTCACGGATAGCTCCGATTTCGTCATCATTCCAATCTTGAACTTTCTTGTCTTCGCTCACTTGAGCTTTAGCTAAAATATCTTTAGCTCTGCTTTTACCAATACCAAATATGTATGTTAAAGCAATGATTCCTCTTTTTTGTTTAGGTATATCTACCCCTGCAATTCTTGCCATAATTATCCTTGTCTTTGTTTAAATCTAGGATTCTTTTTGTTAATAACGTATAATCTTCCTTTTCTACGTACAATAATGCACTCGGCACTTCTCTTTTTAACTGATGCTCTTACTTTCATTTTAATAGCTTTAGTATCTATAAGTAATTCTTGCTTTAGACAAATCGTAAGGACTCATTTCAAGTTTTACCTTGTCTCCTGGTAACAACTTAATGTAATGCATACGCATTTTACCAGAAATATGAGCAATTACAACATGTCCGTTTTCTAATTCTACACGAAACATAGCATTAGATAATGCTTCAATAATTGTTCCGTCTTGTTCTATTGCTGATTGTTTTGCCATAAAAATTAAGCTACTGCTTTACGATTTTTACCACTTTTCATCAAACCATCATAGTGTTTATTCAATAAATAAGAATTTATTTGCTGAATAGTATCTATTGCAACTCCAACCATGATTAGTAAAGAAGTACCACCATAAAAATAACCCCAAGCACCTTGAACTCCAAGTAAACTTACCGCAACAGCTGGGAACACAGCTACTAAAGCAAGAAATAACGAACCTGGAAAAGTAATTAAAGACATAATTTTATCTAGGTAATCTCCAGTTTCAACACCTGGTTTAACACCTGGAATGAAACCTCCACTTCTTTTTAAATCATCTGCCATCTTATTAGTAGGCACTGTAATTGCGGTGTAAAAGTACGTAAAAATAACGATTAACAAAGCAAAAACAATATTATATACTAAACCAAATGGATCATTGAACATTCCTGCAATAGAAAGTGCAGTATCTGATTCCTTAGCCAAACCAGAAACAGCAGCAGGAATAAACATAATAGCTTGAGCAAAAATGATCGGCATAACACCTGATGCATTTAACTTTAATGGGATAAACTGTCTGTTACCACCCATCATGTCTTCTTCAAAATCCCCAGAAACGGTACGTCTTGCATACTGTACTGGAATTTTTCTTACAGCCATTACTAATAAAATACATGCAATTATTACTAAGAACCAAAGTATTAATTCAATTACAATCATCATAACTCCTCCATTTGCTTGAGAAGTTCTAGATGAAAACTCTTGAATAAAAGCTTGTGGCATTCTTGCAATAATACCTACCATTATCAATAAAGAGATACCATTACCAATACCTTTATCAGTAATTTTTTCTCCTAACCACATTGCAAAAATAGTTCCAGTTACTAAGATAAGAACTGAAGAATAAATGAAAGTTGGACCAGTTAACATGAATGCTTCACCTGGCAACGTTCTGTACAAGTTATAGATATAACCTGGACCTTGAACTAAAGTAATTAAGATAGTTAACCATCTTGTAATTTGGTTAATTTTCTTTCTACCGCTTTCACCGTCTTTTTGTAATTTTTGTAAATATGGTACCGCAATTCCCATTAATTGAACTACGATAGAAGCTGATATGTAAGGCATGATACCTAATGCAAATACAGAAGCTTGCGAAAACGCACCTCCTGTAAATACATTGATTAACCATCCGATACCTTCATCAGTTTGGTTTGTAAGATTTGATAATTTAGTAGCATCAATCCCCGGAAGGGTTACTTGCGCACCAAAACGGTACACCAATAATAATCCAAGAGTTAATAAAATACGATTTTTTAACTCTTCGATTTTCCAAACGTTGATGAATGAATCTATAAATTTCTTCATTTTACTAAAGGATTATAAAGTTACAGCTTCTCCACCAGCAGCCTCGATAGCCGCTTTTGCAGATGCAGTAAATTTGTGAGCACTTACTTTAAGTTTTGTTTTTAGCTCACCTCTTCCTAAAATCTTTACTAAGCTATTTTTTGTAGCTAAACGAGTATCTACAAATACAGAAAAATCAACTGTATCAGTTACTACACCGTTATCTACTAATAATTGTAACGAATCAAGATTAATACCTTGATATTCTACTCTATTGATGTTCTTGAAACCAAACTTAGGAACACGTCTTTGAAGTGGCATTTGACCTCCTTCAAAACCAATTTTCTTAGAGTATCCAGAACGAGACTTAGCTCCTTTGTGACCACGTGCAGCAGTACCACCTTTACCAGAACCTTCTCCTCTACCTACTCTTTTATTTTGGTTGTGAACTGAACCTTCAGCTGGTTGTAAGTTACTTAAATTCATAACTGTATAGTGTTATTTAGTTTCTTCAACAGAAACTAAGTGTTTAACTTTATTTACCATTCCAAGGATAGCAGGATTTGCATCATGCTCAACAACTTGTCCCATTTTACGAAGACCTAAAGCTTCCAAAGTTCTCTTTTGATCAAGAGGACAATTGATTTTACTTCTTACTTGTTTTACTTTTAATTTTGCCATGATTTCCTGTTAATTAACCTTTGAATACTTTTTCTAAAGATACTCCTCTTTGTTTAGCCACAGTAGCAGCACTTCTCATTTGTAATAAAGCATCAAAAGTTGCTTTTACCACATTGTGAGGGTTAGATGAACCTTGCGATTTAGATAATACATCGTGAACACCTACAGACTCCAATACCGCACGAACAGCACCACCAGCAATAACTCCAGTACCGTGAGAAGCAGGCATTAAGAATACTCTAGCACCACCAAATTTACCTTTTTGCTCATGAGGAACAGACTGACCTTGAAGAGGAATTCTCACTAAATTTTTCTTAGCATCTTCCACCGCTTTAGCGATTGCTTCAGAAACATCTTTTGATTTTCCTAATCCATGACCTACTACTCCGTTTTCATCACCAACTACTACGATAGCAGAGAAACCAAATGCTCTACCTCCTTTAGTAACTTTAGTAACACGATTTACACTCACCAAACGATCTTTTAATTCAAGACCTCCTGGTTTTACAATCTCTACGTTTTTATAATTATGATACATAATTTCTTAGAATTTAAGTCCAGCTTCTCTAGCTCCTTCAGCTAATGATTTCACACGTCCGTGGTATAAATACCCACCTCTATCAAAAGAGATTGTAGTGATACCTGCATTAAGAGCTTTTTCAGCAACTAATTTACCAACTGCTTTTGCAGTTTCAACAGCAGTTCCTTGTGCAACATCTTTATCTCTTGATGAAGCTGCTACTAAAGTAGTACCGTTTACATCATCTATGATTTGAGCATAGATTTCTTTATTACTTCTGAATACAGAAAGTCTTGGTTGAGCAGCAGTTCCGCTTACAATCTTTCTGATTCTGAACTTAATTCTTTGTCTTCTTTCAGATTTTGTTAATGACATAGTCTTAATTTTTAAGCTGATTTACCTGCTTTTCTTCTTAGTTCTTCTCCTACAAACTTAACTCCTTTTCCTTTATATGGCTCAGGTTTGCGGAAACCTCTGATCTTCGCAGCTACTTGACCTAATAATTGTTTGTCGAATGAAGATAATTTCACTATCGGATTTTTACCTTTTTCTGATACTGTTTCAACAGTAACTTCTTTTACAACTTCTAAAACGATGTTGTGAGAGAAACCTAAAGCTAAATCAAGTTTTTGACCTTGATTAGAAGCTCTATATCCAACTCCAACTAATTCTAATTCTTTTGTAAAACCTTCAGAAACACCAACAATCATATTGTTGATTAATGCACGATAAAGTCCGTGTTTCGCTCTCTCAGTTTTATAATCAGATGAACGTTCTACGATAACTTGGTTATCTTCGATTTTAACGGTTACATCAGAAAATTCTTGAGTAAGCTCGCCTAATTTTCCTTTTACTGTAATTACAGCATCTTTAACTTCTACAGTTACTCCAGCTGGAATTGCAATTGGATTTTTACCTATTCTTGACATTGTCTCGTCTTTTTATTAATATACGTAACAAATTACCTCTCCACCAACATTTAATTGCTTAGCTTGTTTTCCTGTCATCAATCCTTTTGATGTAGAAACAATAGCAATACCTAAACCATTTAAGATTCTTGGTAAGTCTGATGAACTAGCATATTTACGTAAACCTGGTTTACTAATTCTTTGGATATCTTTGATTACAGACTCTTTCGTGTCTTTATCATATTTAAGTGCAATTTTGATTGTACCTTGAACAGTAGAATCATCAAATTTGTAACTTAAGATATATCCTTGATCGAATAAAATCTTTGTGATTTCTTTCTTCATATTAGAAGCAGGAATTTCAACCACTTTGTGGTTGGCTCTTACTGCATTTCTAACACGTGTTAGATAATCGGCAATTGGATCTGTATACATATGTATAGATTTGCGGTTATGGTTTTCAATCCGCCCTCAGCGGATTGAACCTTTAACCAATTAAACTTATTTTTTGGATTGCAAAAGTAATAACTTTTTTTTAAATTACCAAGATGCTTTTTTAACACCTGGAATTAATCCTTGATTTGCCATTTCACGGAATGTTACACGAGAAATACCAAACTGACGCATATACCCTCTTGGTCTACCCGTTAATTTACAACGATTGTGCACTCTAACTGGGCAAGAATTTTTTGGTAATTTTTGTAAACCTTCGAAATCACCAGCTTCTTTTAAAGCTTTTCTTTTCTCAGCATACTTTTCTACTAATGCAATTCTTTTAACCTCACGGGCTTTCATTGATTCTTTAGCCATGTCTTAATTCTTTTTAAAAGGTAATCCTAATTCCGCTAATAATGCTTTTGCTTCTTTATCTGTTTGAGCAGATGTTACAAAAGTAATATCAAAACCAGCAATTTTATTTACTTTATCAATATCAATTTCAGGGAAAATGATTTGTTCTAACACTCCTAAATTGTAGTTTCCTCTACCATCAAATCCAGTTGATTTGATTCCGTTGAAGTCTCTAACACGTGGTAAAGATGAAGTAATCAATCTATCTAAGAATTCATACATTCTTTCTCCACGTAACGTTACTTTAGCACCAATTGGCATACCTTTTCTTAATTTGAAAGACGCAACGTCTTTCTTAGAAATAGTAGCAACTGCTTTTTGCCCAGTAATTTTTGTTAATTCTTCAACAGCGTAATCTACTAATTTTTTATCAGATACAGCTGCACCAACTCCACGGCTTACAACAATTTTTTCAAGTTTAGGAACTTGCATTACATTTTTGTAACCGAACTCTTCTTTAAGAGCAGCAATAACTCTACTCTTATATTCTTCTTTTAGTCTAGGAATATATGCCATAACTATAGTACTTGATTAGATTTTTTTGAAAATCTCACTTTCTTGTCTCCTTCTTGTTTGAAACCAACTTTAGTCACTTCTTTTGACTTAGGATCAATCAAAGATAAGTTAGACACATGAATAGGAGCTTCTTTCTTAACGATTCCTCCTTGAGGGTTTTTAGCACTTGGTTTTGTATGTTTTGAAACCATGTTAACTCCTTCAACAACCGCTTTGTTTTTCTCACGAAGAACTCTAAGAACTTTACCTTCAGAACCTTTGTGGTCTCCAGCAATAACTCTTACGATATCTCCTGATTTAATTTTTAGCTTTATCATTTGTATAAGAATTAAAGCACTTCAGGTGCTAATGATACAATTTTCATGAATTGTTTTTCACGAAGTTCTCTGGCAACCGGACCAAAAACACGAGTTCCTCTCATTTCTCCTGCAGCGTTTAACAATACACATGCGTTATCGTCAAAACGGATGTAAGATCCATCAGCTCTTCTCACTTCTTTTTTGGTACGTACAACTACTGCAGTTGATACTGCTCCTTTTTTAACGTTTCCGTTTGGAGTTGCATCTTTAATTGAAACTACAATTTTGTCACCAACAGAGGCATAACGACGTTTCGTTCCTCCTAAAACACGGATCGTAAGAACTTCTTTCGCTCCTGTGTTATCTGCTACTTTTAATCTTGACTCTTGTTGTACCATAATTACTTCGCTCTTTCAATGATTTCAACTAATCTCCAACATTTAGATTTACTTAATGGACGTGTCTCCATAATTCTTACAGTATCTCCAATGTTACAATCGTTTGTTTCGTCGTGTGCAATATATTTTTTAGTTTTCAACACGAACTTACCGTATAATGGGTGTTTCACTTTTGTAGTTTGTGACACAACAATAGATTTCTCCATTTTGTTTGAAGTCACCACACCAATTCTCTCTTTTCTTAAATTTCTTTTTTCCATCTTTCAGCTAGTGTACAATTATTGTAACTCTCTTTTAGTTAACTCTGTGTGTAATCTCGCAACTGATCTTCTTAAAGTTCTTAACTGAAGAGGATTTTGAATTGGAGATATTGCATGAGCATTTTTTAGGTCGGTATACGTTCTCTTTAACTGACTAAGTTGTTCTTGTAACTCAGCTGCAGATAGATTTTTAATTTCTGATTGTTTCATAATAAATTTAGATTATGCTTCGAAATCTCTAGCAACGATAAACTTAGTTTTAACAGGAAGTTTTTGAGCTGCTAAGCGTAACGCTTCTTTTGCAACAGATAGAGGAACTCCTCCAACTTCAAACATAATTTTACCAGGTTTAACAACTGCAGCCCAATATTCAACTGCACCTTTACCTTTACCCATACGTACTTCTAATGGTTTCTTTGTAATAGGCTTATCTGGAAATATTTTGATCCATAATTGACCCTCTCTTTTCATGAAACGAGTTGCTGCGATACGAGCTGCTTCAATTTGACGAGAAGTAATAAATGAAGAATCTAAAGATTTGATACCAAACATTCCGTTAGAAAGCTCGTGTCCTCTTTGAGAAACGCCTTTCATTCTACCTTTCTGTACCTTACGGTATTTTGTTCTTTTAGGCTGTAACATTTTTCTTTAGTTTAAATAATTACTTTCTTTTGCGTGCGTTTGGTTTACCGTCTCTTTTTGGAGCAGATGATCCTGATGATTTAGACTGTTTTTTGTCCATACCAACTAACGGAGAAAGATCTCTTTTTCCATAAACCTCACCTTTCATTATCCATACTTTGATACCCATTCTACCATAAGTAGTATGTGCTTCAGCTAATGAATAATCAATATCAGCTCTGAAAGTTGACAAAGGAATTCTACCTTCTTTGAAGTGTTCAGAACGTGCCATTTCAGCACCGTTTAAACGACCAGAAATCATAACTTTGATACCTTCAGCATTCATTCTCATTGCAGCCGCAATAGCCATTTTAATAGCTCTTCTGTAAGAGATTCTGCTTTCGATTTGACGAGCGATAGAAGTTGCTACTAAATAAGCATCTAACTCAGGTCTTTTGATTTCAAAGATGTTGATTTGAACTTCTTTGTCAGTAATTTTCTTAAGTTCTTCTTTTAACTTGTCTACCTCTTGACCACCTTTTCCGATAATGATACCAGGTCTAGCAGTAGTGATAGTAACGGTTACAAGTTTTAAAGTTCTCTCGATAATTATTTTAGATACACTAGCTTTAGATAAACGTGCATGGATGTATTTACGGATTTTAGCATCTTCAGCGATTTTATCACCGTAATCATTTCCTCCATACCAGTTTGAGTCCCATCCTCTGATGATACCAAGTCTATTTCCGATTGGATTTGTCTTTTGTCCCATA
It encodes the following:
- the rpsH gene encoding 30S ribosomal protein S8 is translated as MYTDPIADYLTRVRNAVRANHKVVEIPASNMKKEITKILFDQGYILSYKFDDSTVQGTIKIALKYDKDTKESVIKDIQRISKPGLRKYASSSDLPRILNGLGIAIVSTSKGLMTGKQAKQLNVGGEVICYVY
- the secY gene encoding preprotein translocase subunit SecY yields the protein MKKFIDSFINVWKIEELKNRILLTLGLLLVYRFGAQVTLPGIDATKLSNLTNQTDEGIGWLINVFTGGAFSQASVFALGIMPYISASIVVQLMGIAVPYLQKLQKDGESGRKKINQITRWLTILITLVQGPGYIYNLYRTLPGEAFMLTGPTFIYSSVLILVTGTIFAMWLGEKITDKGIGNGISLLIMVGIIARMPQAFIQEFSSRTSQANGGVMMIVIELILWFLVIIACILLVMAVRKIPVQYARRTVSGDFEEDMMGGNRQFIPLKLNASGVMPIIFAQAIMFIPAAVSGLAKESDTALSIAGMFNDPFGLVYNIVFALLIVIFTYFYTAITVPTNKMADDLKRSGGFIPGVKPGVETGDYLDKIMSLITFPGSLFLALVAVFPAVAVSLLGVQGAWGYFYGGTSLLIMVGVAIDTIQQINSYLLNKHYDGLMKSGKNRKAVA
- the rplE gene encoding 50S ribosomal protein L5, with amino-acid sequence MAYIPRLKEEYKSRVIAALKEEFGYKNVMQVPKLEKIVVSRGVGAAVSDKKLVDYAVEELTKITGQKAVATISKKDVASFKLRKGMPIGAKVTLRGERMYEFLDRLITSSLPRVRDFNGIKSTGFDGRGNYNLGVLEQIIFPEIDIDKVNKIAGFDITFVTSAQTDKEAKALLAELGLPFKKN
- the rpmD gene encoding 50S ribosomal protein L30; the encoded protein is MAKLKVKQVRSKINCPLDQKRTLEALGLRKMGQVVEHDANPAILGMVNKVKHLVSVEETK
- the rplF gene encoding 50S ribosomal protein L6, producing the protein MSRIGKNPIAIPAGVTVEVKDAVITVKGKLGELTQEFSDVTVKIEDNQVIVERSSDYKTERAKHGLYRALINNMIVGVSEGFTKELELVGVGYRASNQGQKLDLALGFSHNIVLEVVKEVTVETVSEKGKNPIVKLSSFDKQLLGQVAAKIRGFRKPEPYKGKGVKFVGEELRRKAGKSA
- the rplX gene encoding 50S ribosomal protein L24; translation: MIKLKIKSGDIVRVIAGDHKGSEGKVLRVLREKNKAVVEGVNMVSKHTKPSAKNPQGGIVKKEAPIHVSNLSLIDPKSKEVTKVGFKQEGDKKVRFSKKSNQVL
- the rpmC gene encoding 50S ribosomal protein L29, translated to MKQSEIKNLSAAELQEQLSQLKRTYTDLKNAHAISPIQNPLQLRTLRRSVARLHTELTKRELQ
- the rpsE gene encoding 30S ribosomal protein S5 produces the protein MYHNYKNVEIVKPGGLELKDRLVSVNRVTKVTKGGRAFGFSAIVVVGDENGVVGHGLGKSKDVSEAIAKAVEDAKKNLVRIPLQGQSVPHEQKGKFGGARVFLMPASHGTGVIAGGAVRAVLESVGVHDVLSKSQGSSNPHNVVKATFDALLQMRSAATVAKQRGVSLEKVFKG
- the rplO gene encoding 50S ribosomal protein L15, whose translation is MNLSNLQPAEGSVHNQNKRVGRGEGSGKGGTAARGHKGAKSRSGYSKKIGFEGGQMPLQRRVPKFGFKNINRVEYQGINLDSLQLLVDNGVVTDTVDFSVFVDTRLATKNSLVKILGRGELKTKLKVSAHKFTASAKAAIEAAGGEAVTL
- the rpsN gene encoding 30S ribosomal protein S14, which translates into the protein MAKESMKAREVKRIALVEKYAEKRKALKEAGDFEGLQKLPKNSCPVRVHNRCKLTGRPRGYMRQFGISRVTFREMANQGLIPGVKKASW
- the rplN gene encoding 50S ribosomal protein L14, with the translated sequence MVQQESRLKVADNTGAKEVLTIRVLGGTKRRYASVGDKIVVSIKDATPNGNVKKGAVSTAVVVRTKKEVRRADGSYIRFDDNACVLLNAAGEMRGTRVFGPVARELREKQFMKIVSLAPEVL
- the rpsQ gene encoding 30S ribosomal protein S17: MEKRNLRKERIGVVTSNKMEKSIVVSQTTKVKHPLYGKFVLKTKKYIAHDETNDCNIGDTVRIMETRPLSKSKCWRLVEIIERAK
- the rplR gene encoding 50S ribosomal protein L18; translated protein: MSLTKSERRQRIKFRIRKIVSGTAAQPRLSVFRSNKEIYAQIIDDVNGTTLVAASSRDKDVAQGTAVETAKAVGKLVAEKALNAGITTISFDRGGYLYHGRVKSLAEGAREAGLKF